Proteins co-encoded in one Streptobacillus felis genomic window:
- a CDS encoding filamentous hemagglutinin N-terminal domain-containing protein: protein MKHTLKLTFLTFLTTFFSYTNITVDGKTNVYVEKSNNGVDIINISTPSPKGVSHSTFKEFNVSEKGAVINNAKNIARSRIAGLINGNNNIKDTRAKLALLDVTGLEESKLKGILEALSKDKLDVILSNPNGITLDGASFLNIHNMALTTGKVDIDENSNVTYSKPKGEIKSLKELNTDENLEIISNTFKSEGDIKAKELKVMTYAGEEGIKLSADIIGSIHGDVVKIVATKSGIGVKSITSKDLTLESKTQAKIEEIKTDNLNVKVEEDFTNRDKIISNNNINISAKNIINDGNVLISDNISLKAKENISNLSGAIIHADNILNLESKNLNNIGKVNSYGNPIVKYKDKNGNIIENIEEWKTKLKETYRSYNAGILSSTDEAKINALSAFYDEVVVIDPTEFDWRVWKDWGDVKYNKERAGKAGIFYNLNGSEILSKERIEEIKNKNKEAMYSKYSDDYLGESNENILLKGFVDNEDKDTSFSILSGNNISITTK from the coding sequence ATGAAACATACATTAAAATTAACTTTTCTAACATTTTTAACTACATTTTTTTCATATACAAACATAACAGTAGATGGAAAAACTAATGTATATGTAGAAAAGAGTAATAATGGTGTAGATATCATAAATATTTCAACTCCAAGTCCTAAAGGTGTAAGCCATTCAACCTTTAAAGAATTTAATGTAAGTGAAAAAGGTGCTGTAATAAATAATGCAAAAAATATTGCAAGAAGTAGAATAGCTGGATTAATAAATGGAAATAATAATATAAAAGATACAAGAGCAAAACTTGCACTTCTAGATGTAACAGGATTAGAAGAAAGTAAACTAAAAGGAATACTTGAAGCATTAAGTAAAGATAAATTAGATGTAATACTTTCAAATCCTAATGGAATAACACTAGATGGTGCAAGTTTTTTAAATATACATAATATGGCTTTAACAACTGGTAAAGTAGATATAGATGAAAATAGTAATGTTACATATTCTAAACCTAAAGGAGAAATTAAATCACTAAAAGAACTAAATACAGATGAGAATTTAGAGATAATATCTAATACCTTTAAATCAGAAGGAGATATAAAGGCAAAAGAATTAAAAGTAATGACTTATGCTGGAGAAGAAGGCATAAAGCTAAGTGCAGATATCATAGGCTCTATACATGGAGATGTAGTAAAGATAGTAGCAACAAAATCAGGTATAGGAGTTAAAAGTATAACTTCAAAAGATTTAACATTAGAATCAAAGACACAAGCTAAAATAGAGGAAATAAAGACAGATAATCTAAATGTTAAGGTAGAAGAAGATTTTACAAATAGAGATAAAATAATATCAAATAATAATATAAATATATCAGCTAAAAACATAATAAATGATGGAAATGTATTAATAAGTGATAATATATCATTAAAAGCTAAAGAAAATATCTCAAATCTAAGTGGAGCAATAATACATGCAGATAATATCTTAAATTTAGAAAGTAAAAACCTTAATAATATAGGTAAGGTGAATTCTTATGGAAATCCAATAGTTAAATACAAAGATAAAAATGGAAACATAATAGAAAATATAGAAGAGTGGAAAACAAAATTAAAAGAAACATATAGATCATATAATGCAGGTATATTATCAAGTACAGATGAAGCAAAGATAAATGCTCTTTCAGCCTTTTATGATGAAGTAGTAGTAATAGACCCTACTGAATTTGATTGGAGAGTATGGAAAGATTGGGGAGATGTAAAATACAATAAGGAAAGAGCAGGAAAAGCTGGAATATTTTACAATCTAAATGGGAGTGAAATCTTAAGTAAGGAAAGAATAGAAGAAATAAAGAATAAGAATAAAGAAGCAATGTATTCAAAGTATTCTGATGATTACTTAGGAGAAAGTAATGAAAACATACTTTTAAAAGGTTTTGTAGATAATGAAGACAAAGATACAAGTTTTTCAATACTTAGTGGAAATAATATTAGTATTACTACAAAAGA